GAGAGAAAAATGATTACTGGAGGTTAATATGAAATCGTATAAAGGAATGCTATTTATTTTAATAACAATGTGTGGCAGCGGCTTACTATGGTATTTTGCCACTCCGATTGAAACGATACATGTGTTAAATAAGCTTAGTCACATCGTCGGCGGATTGGCGATCACTGGATTTTTTCTAGTATTTTTATTAGCAACACGAGTGAAAATTCTTGAAAAATGGTTTCACGGCTTAGAATATGTTTATATGTACCATAAATATTTGGCGATTTTGTCATTAGGGTTGGTCATTCTACACAGCCAATTACAGGATTTGGTCCCTCATGGAGACCAAGCTATTGAAACGCCGCTGAGTGAATTTGCAAAAGAACTTGGAGAGCTGGCGCAAAATGGCTTTATCGGACTTATAGTGATAGCATTATTTGCTAAATTTCTAAAATATGAGCATTGGCGCTATATCCACCGCCTATTGCTAATTCCTTATGCATTAGGTCTTTACCATGCATACTTCTCAAGTAGATATGATTTATTTCAACCGACACCTTTAGGGATATTTACGGCCATTACTGCTATTGTCGGGACTATGTCCGCTCTGTACATGCTGACAATGTATCAGGACATGCGCTTTAAACATACGGGTAAAGTTTCAGGCATTCGGAAATTAGGTGACAGTGCTGTTGAATTAGAATTAACTTTAGATCGCAAACTGAGTTATCAAAATGGCCAATATATCTTTTTAAAAATTTTCCAAACGGGGCTAGAAAAAGCGCCACATCCCTTCTCTATTTCAGGTGGAGATGGGCAAAAAATATATGTAACGATTAAAGCACTTGGAGATTTTACTAAAAAGGTCAATGCACTGATACAATTAGATTCAAAAGTAGCCGTTGAAGGCCCCTATGGTCATCTAGACTTTGACAAAGGTTATCAGCAGCAAATTTGGATAGCAGGCGGTGTAGGTATTACACCTTTTTTATCGTATTTACAATCTAATCCTACCGATCGAGACATTGAATTATTTTACACTTACCGTGGGCACAACGATGCGATTCACAAAGATCTTTTGCAAAAATATGCAGAAAACAATAAACATTTCAAAGTGAATTTTATTGATACGACTACTATGGACAGGCTGACATTTGATGATGTTTCAGTGCCAGCCCATACGAGTATCTTTATGTGTGGGCCTGAAAAAATGGTAAAACGTTTTACAAAACAGTTTAAACAATCTAGCACTAACGATATCGATATCAACTTTGAAGCTTTTAAATTTAAATAATAGCCTTATTTCCAAATAAAAGAGGCTTACATCCCCTAGAAGAGATGTAAGCCTCTTTATTATTGATTCATTTTGATTACAAACAACTGCCTATTTTTACCGATTAGGATACTTACTATTGCTAGTAATAGACCCGAAATCATAAATACTATTCTTATGCCGAATACATCTGCTATTATGCCCATTACTAAAGAGGCAATGCCAAATCCCCCCGTTAAGATAGCGCTTAAAGCCGTATAAACAGCAGATAATTCCTTTCTTGAAACACTTGTTTGAATAACGGTATGTTGTGGGATGCTCTTTATTTGCCCAAAAAGCCCCACACAAAAAGTTAAAAATAATGCAATGTTTGGCATGCTATTGACACTAAATAAAATAGTGGCACAACACGTAAATAATGATCCAATCACCATCACTTGCGCTATGTTCTTTTCAATGGATGCGCTATATTTCACACAATAAATGCTGCCCACTATTAATCCCACAAAATATATGCCATTGATAAAGCCCCACCACCGCTTGTCAACATGCAAAGCATCATGGACAAATACCAATATAATGGCTGCAATCCATACCGTACCCGCAATGGTTTCAAGAATATCAATCCATACGATTTGACGTAACAAAGGGGTATTCCACAATGTTTTCCAGCCCTTAACAACCTGATCTATTTTCCCTTGTTGTTCGAGTGATTGCTGGTCTACATTTTCTAATAAAGATAATACAAAACTCGCTATAGCAAACAAACACCCCACAACCCAAATAAGTTGCTGAGAGCTGAGAACAAGTAAAAATAGGCTCCCTACAAACCACATAATGGATTGAATAAATTGCGTGACTCCTTCATCTATGCCATTTGCTTTCAATAATTGTTCATCCTTCACATAATAAGGAACCAATGTCTGTCTTATTGGGTTGGCACAGCCATCAAGAAATGCAATCATACTGATGACAATAAACAACAGGTAAAA
This genomic interval from Lysinibacillus sphaericus contains the following:
- a CDS encoding ferredoxin reductase family protein, giving the protein MKSYKGMLFILITMCGSGLLWYFATPIETIHVLNKLSHIVGGLAITGFFLVFLLATRVKILEKWFHGLEYVYMYHKYLAILSLGLVILHSQLQDLVPHGDQAIETPLSEFAKELGELAQNGFIGLIVIALFAKFLKYEHWRYIHRLLLIPYALGLYHAYFSSRYDLFQPTPLGIFTAITAIVGTMSALYMLTMYQDMRFKHTGKVSGIRKLGDSAVELELTLDRKLSYQNGQYIFLKIFQTGLEKAPHPFSISGGDGQKIYVTIKALGDFTKKVNALIQLDSKVAVEGPYGHLDFDKGYQQQIWIAGGVGITPFLSYLQSNPTDRDIELFYTYRGHNDAIHKDLLQKYAENNKHFKVNFIDTTTMDRLTFDDVSVPAHTSIFMCGPEKMVKRFTKQFKQSSTNDIDINFEAFKFK
- a CDS encoding MFS transporter, giving the protein MNLGRNFWLLLVGQSLANIGDVLYIVSVIHIIYLLTGSAIAASFVPFTIATSMFVSSILTPLLFEKVNLKWLMAGSQIGKTCLLFALGLLLVSISTTNFYLLFIVISMIAFLDGCANPIRQTLVPYYVKDEQLLKANGIDEGVTQFIQSIMWFVGSLFLLVLSSQQLIWVVGCLFAIASFVLSLLENVDQQSLEQQGKIDQVVKGWKTLWNTPLLRQIVWIDILETIAGTVWIAAIILVFVHDALHVDKRWWGFINGIYFVGLIVGSIYCVKYSASIEKNIAQVMVIGSLFTCCATILFSVNSMPNIALFLTFCVGLFGQIKSIPQHTVIQTSVSRKELSAVYTALSAILTGGFGIASLVMGIIADVFGIRIVFMISGLLLAIVSILIGKNRQLFVIKMNQ